TTCGCGAGAGGTGAACCAGTTGGCGTAATTGGGCAGTATGGTGACTTCATCCTGGATCCTTCCCGAATCTTTGGGAACAACCTGCAAAATATTCATCAGGTGGGTTCGGGACGATTGCGTAGGTATGGTCGAGGCACAACGGATTTACCAGGCGGCGAGTCGGCGGCCAGAGACTTCTTCAGGCGGATGACAGGTCAAGATCCGCCAGGCGATAATACTCCGGTGCGCGTAGGAGACCGGGAAGTTATTTATAGATCGACGAGTCAGTCTGGGGTGCCAAAAGTGGAGGTCATAGATCATACGACAAGATTTCATGAAATCATTGCTTTTCGATGAAGCGTGGAATAGTGTGGTAAGTATGTTTCGATCCTATATCTGGAATCAGGAGTAATTGTATGAATACTATCGAGCGCGAGACACTTCGGACCTTGCTGCGGAAGTGGCAGGCCGGCGAACTTACTGATCTGCAAGTCTATGCGGAAGCTGAGGCTCTTTGGGAGCAGTTTCCTGAGGTGCCGCAGTTTTCTCAAGACGATCCTCGTTCAATTAATGTTGAAGTTTTGCTCAATCTCACGCTGCTGTATCAGCAGCTTATAACACCCCAAGATATTCCGGCTTTGCTGGCATTTTTAGATACACCTCCTGGGAAAGAGAAAGAAGGGTGGCAGAAATTGCACGATTATTGGGATCATATTGACTTTGAACAACGGAGAAAAGAATTACTAAATCACCCATACTACTCAAAATATCCGGTCCAAAAAAGGCGAGGATCTGAATAATTGCGCGTATCACCAAGCGACTGGCGACCATACAGCGACTTTTATTCATCGTCATACCTTATGCACAGATCATGAACCGCCTCATGGCCACGTCATCGCGCCGCAGCGAACCACGCAGGTTCGGGGATCTCGCCTCGAATAGGTAGTGCCCACACAAGCATTCATGTTGGTCTGCGCATTTTGCCCGAAAAACTGTTGCAAAATCACGTGACAAACTTGTATCAACCTGTTTCGGGATACTACCGAGCATTGAGAGTCCAGCTAAGGAAACGCACTGATGGATCGATTACCACTAAGGTCGAGAGTGATCGGCACGATCATCTTGATGATTACGGTGCTTGTGTCAATCGGTTGGATGATGGGCGGCTTTCGACAACCTTATCGTAATATAACTCGATCAACCGTTCGCGCCGCCCAGCCTTTGTCCATGCCGTCCGATAATTATCTAGCGGTGGCGTGGCTGAGTGATGATCTCGTTGCACTGTTGCGTCGTTCCTCAACAGGACTCGTTGGATGGAATGATCAGATTCTCCTGTATTCAATTGCAACCAAGCAACAACAGACGCTGATCGTTCCCCACCCGCCTATGTGTCGCTTCACGAATCCTAAATTTATGCGGCGTTTACCAGATGGTAATCTTGGGTTTATCTCTAGCTGTTTGGTTGATCGTGAGCATGCGAGTGACATTTTTGACAGTCTGTATGTATGGAACAAGCAAACTAATCGGTTCCAAGTTGTATACCGTTATCCTGCTAATTTTGGAGCCGGTCGTTTCACTGTGGCTCCAGACATGTCCGAGTTTATTCAGGAGCGACCGAACGGGTT
This is a stretch of genomic DNA from Kallotenue papyrolyticum. It encodes these proteins:
- a CDS encoding TolB family protein; amino-acid sequence: MDRLPLRSRVIGTIILMITVLVSIGWMMGGFRQPYRNITRSTVRAAQPLSMPSDNYLAVAWLSDDLVALLRRSSTGLVGWNDQILLYSIATKQQQTLIVPHPPMCRFTNPKFMRRLPDGNLGFISSCLVDREHASDIFDSLYVWNKQTNRFQVVYRYPANFGAGRFTVAPDMSEFIQERPNGLYGELHRVDQNGDLERLYSSWTRVRTPAWSPNGHALVFAGTPVYTPPTPLHPLFGFGSMIDILYYPWNLYLADDDGNNPRIVLEKITDAFVGDWSPQGTWFSFTGEYERRDGVWLVDPMTRHVTRVWPDRANHTWSPDGRQMIFLQRVVVDGKEQDRPVVVNIELLMSQQ